The following proteins are co-located in the Roseovarius arcticus genome:
- a CDS encoding biopolymer transporter ExbB — translation MGQPDREVNTHFSQPWRQIVIMFSVLGLAAFGAFMALPRVLPVFQANPYLNGFIFFVFLIGVVACFWQVFQLIGSVRWLESFAGERPGDEATKPPLLLGPIATLLRQRGTRMQISQSSARSIQDMVAQRIDEAREITRYIVNVLIFLGLLGTFYGLATTVPALVETIKGLAPQEGEAGTEVFTRLMTGLQSQLGGMGVAFASSLLGLAGSLIVGLLELFAGHGQNRFYRELEEWMSTITRVGFASADEGSTEQALLTGIIDQMTEQMESLQQMLTQSDISRAAADEQMVALAGAVGRLADGMHDDGSNAAALGRVADGQERLIDALEARAAPAQDTGLDAESRMRLRSIDVQMLRILEEISAGRQESMSELRTDLAGLKAAIHGGRVARRSYRAAPGIATGGGDPSEQEG, via the coding sequence ATGGGGCAGCCGGACCGCGAGGTCAACACGCATTTTTCGCAGCCGTGGCGGCAGATCGTCATCATGTTCTCGGTGCTGGGCCTTGCGGCCTTCGGTGCCTTCATGGCGCTGCCGCGTGTCCTGCCTGTATTTCAGGCCAATCCTTACCTAAACGGCTTTATCTTCTTCGTCTTTTTGATCGGCGTTGTGGCGTGTTTCTGGCAGGTGTTCCAGCTTATCGGCTCGGTCCGCTGGCTTGAGAGTTTCGCAGGAGAGCGTCCGGGTGATGAGGCGACCAAGCCGCCGCTATTGCTGGGACCTATTGCCACTCTCTTGCGCCAGCGCGGGACGCGGATGCAGATCTCGCAATCGTCGGCCCGCTCAATCCAGGATATGGTTGCGCAGCGCATCGACGAGGCGCGCGAGATTACGCGCTATATCGTCAACGTGCTGATTTTCTTGGGACTTTTGGGCACGTTCTATGGCCTTGCCACGACTGTTCCGGCGCTCGTCGAGACGATCAAGGGGCTTGCCCCGCAAGAGGGTGAGGCCGGCACCGAGGTATTTACCCGCCTCATGACGGGCCTTCAGTCCCAATTGGGCGGGATGGGCGTCGCCTTTGCCTCGTCGCTCCTTGGTCTGGCTGGGTCACTGATTGTGGGCCTGTTGGAGCTGTTCGCCGGCCATGGTCAGAACCGGTTCTACCGCGAGCTGGAAGAGTGGATGTCTACCATTACGCGCGTCGGATTTGCCAGTGCTGACGAGGGTAGCACCGAACAGGCGCTGCTAACTGGCATCATCGACCAGATGACCGAGCAGATGGAATCCTTGCAACAAATGCTGACACAATCGGACATCAGCCGCGCGGCGGCGGATGAGCAGATGGTGGCACTGGCGGGAGCTGTCGGGCGGCTGGCTGACGGGATGCACGACGATGGCAGCAACGCCGCCGCGCTGGGCCGCGTCGCCGACGGGCAGGAGCGTCTGATCGACGCGCTTGAGGCGCGCGCGGCACCTGCTCAAGACACCGGGCTGGACGCCGAAAGCCGCATGCGCCTGCGCTCCATCGACGTGCAGATGTTGCGCATCCTTGAGGAAATCAGCGCCGGCAGACAGGAAAGCATGAGCGAACTGCGTACCGATCTAGCTGGGCTGAAGGCCGCAATACATGGTGGGCGCGTCGCCCGGCGCAGCTATCGTGCGGCGCCCGGTATCGCGACTGGCGGCGG
- a CDS encoding gamma-glutamylcyclotransferase, with protein sequence MTMWVFGYGSLVWNPGFEVSHQMIATLPGYARSFCMRSIHHRGTSKAPGLVLALDESQTASCQGVALAVAGGKEAETLEYLRERELISSAYLERDLDIRLDDGRNVRAVTYVIDPHHVQYCGGLPLEEQARIIAHAIGGLGPNTEYLYNTADHLAQLGIADSDLEWLSGRVRRLCA encoded by the coding sequence ATGACGATGTGGGTATTCGGCTACGGCTCGCTGGTTTGGAACCCCGGTTTTGAAGTATCGCACCAGATGATCGCGACTCTACCGGGCTACGCGCGCAGCTTTTGCATGCGCTCGATCCACCATCGCGGCACGAGCAAGGCGCCGGGCCTCGTGCTGGCGCTTGATGAGAGTCAAACGGCCAGTTGCCAAGGCGTCGCGCTTGCCGTTGCAGGCGGGAAGGAGGCCGAGACGCTGGAATACCTGCGCGAGCGGGAACTGATCTCATCGGCGTATCTGGAGCGGGATCTGGACATCCGGCTGGACGACGGGCGCAACGTGCGCGCAGTGACCTACGTGATTGATCCGCATCATGTGCAGTATTGCGGTGGATTGCCACTAGAAGAGCAGGCCCGCATCATTGCGCATGCCATCGGCGGGCTTGGCCCGAATACCGAATACCTCTACAACACAGCCGACCATTTGGCCCAATTGGGCATCGCCGATAGTGACCTGGAATGGCTGTCCGGTCGCGTACGGAGACTATGCGCTTAA
- a CDS encoding DUF2125 domain-containing protein, translated as MRILLAICLALAAAWAGYWFIGSTAVKSGITAWFDARQSEGWLAEYSDLSVQGFPSRFDTTLTDLRLSDPVSGLGWEAPFFQLLTLSYTPNHVIAVWPHEQRITSPEGTYTLASRDMRASLVVEASTAVALKRATMTAEGLAWTPEAGGDAAAVEALRLAAERLDDAPDTGDARYHLGLAAEGVAPAASRLALVDPEGTLPRVLDTLNADITVDFSAPWDRLAIENARPQPTHIEMKRVAASWGVMTLEGSGTLDVDPQGFPTGTITVKARNWREMLALAERAGALTPDAATMAENALGLVASGSGNGKTLEVPLRFEGGRIWLGPLPIGDAPILRLQ; from the coding sequence ATGCGAATATTGCTGGCAATCTGTCTGGCGCTGGCGGCGGCATGGGCTGGGTATTGGTTCATTGGGTCCACGGCGGTCAAATCCGGCATCACGGCATGGTTTGACGCGCGGCAATCCGAAGGGTGGCTGGCGGAGTATTCGGATCTATCGGTGCAAGGCTTTCCCAGCCGGTTCGATACCACGCTTACCGATCTAAGACTGTCGGACCCCGTATCTGGACTTGGCTGGGAGGCACCTTTTTTCCAATTACTGACGCTGAGCTATACGCCCAATCACGTCATCGCCGTTTGGCCGCATGAGCAGCGCATCACCAGCCCGGAAGGCACCTATACGTTGGCCAGCCGCGACATGCGTGCGTCGCTGGTGGTTGAGGCCAGCACCGCGGTGGCGCTCAAACGCGCGACCATGACAGCCGAGGGTCTCGCATGGACGCCAGAGGCAGGCGGCGACGCCGCCGCAGTCGAAGCGTTGCGGCTCGCGGCCGAACGGTTGGACGATGCCCCGGACACCGGCGACGCGCGCTATCATCTGGGGCTCGCGGCCGAAGGTGTGGCACCGGCCGCAAGTCGCCTCGCGCTGGTCGACCCCGAGGGCACCCTGCCCCGCGTGCTCGACACGCTCAACGCCGATATCACGGTAGATTTCAGCGCCCCATGGGACCGTTTAGCGATCGAGAACGCCCGCCCGCAACCAACCCATATTGAAATGAAGCGCGTCGCAGCATCCTGGGGCGTTATGACCCTGGAGGGGTCCGGCACACTGGATGTCGACCCGCAAGGATTTCCCACTGGCACTATTACTGTCAAGGCACGCAACTGGCGCGAAATGCTGGCGCTGGCCGAGCGCGCAGGCGCGCTGACACCAGATGCGGCCACGATGGCCGAAAACGCATTGGGCCTGGTCGCGAGCGGTTCGGGTAATGGCAAGACGTTGGAAGTACCGCTACGGTTTGAAGGTGGACGGATATGGCTTGGCCCGCTGCCTATCGGAGACGCGCCGATTTTGCGGTTGCAGTAG
- a CDS encoding extensin family protein has product MRRAAITAVLIAATSAAMAGAPAISLRPVARPDAPATVQTPLRASSPVLLTRPLSRPNELAAALPAEPTPSLTFETGSPAGGDQTDDRREDIAPPVNQGATVVTQERGGLLASLRPLLRPLAIGREASKRKEARARGMVCGDPAIQGEEIGRVPGRITGCGVDGAVKVRSIAGVALSQHATMDCGQARAMKSWLDKGMKPAVRGYGGGVAQLRIAAHYACRTRNNQRGGKISEHGKGRAIDIAGFQLRDGRTISVLNDWGEGKKGRILSRMHRSACGPFGTVLGPDANKFHRDHFHFDTARYRSGSYCR; this is encoded by the coding sequence ATGAGGCGGGCTGCGATCACCGCCGTCTTGATCGCCGCCACAAGCGCCGCCATGGCTGGCGCACCAGCGATTTCTCTGCGTCCCGTCGCGCGACCTGATGCGCCTGCAACCGTGCAGACGCCCTTGCGGGCCTCCTCGCCTGTCCTTCTCACGCGACCACTATCGCGGCCGAATGAATTGGCAGCCGCCCTGCCTGCGGAGCCAACCCCCTCTTTGACCTTTGAGACGGGCAGCCCGGCGGGCGGCGATCAGACCGACGATCGCCGCGAGGACATTGCGCCGCCCGTCAATCAAGGCGCGACAGTGGTCACCCAAGAGCGCGGTGGCCTTTTGGCCTCGCTTCGCCCGCTTTTGCGCCCGCTCGCTATTGGGCGCGAGGCAAGCAAGCGCAAAGAGGCGCGTGCGCGCGGGATGGTCTGCGGTGATCCTGCAATTCAGGGCGAAGAAATCGGCCGCGTACCGGGCCGCATCACCGGCTGCGGCGTCGACGGCGCAGTCAAGGTGCGCAGCATCGCGGGTGTCGCCCTTAGCCAGCACGCCACAATGGATTGCGGGCAGGCGCGGGCTATGAAGTCGTGGCTCGACAAGGGGATGAAGCCCGCCGTGCGCGGCTATGGCGGCGGCGTGGCGCAACTGCGCATTGCCGCGCATTACGCCTGCCGGACGCGTAACAACCAGCGCGGCGGCAAAATATCCGAGCATGGCAAGGGCCGCGCCATCGACATAGCCGGATTCCAGTTGCGGGACGGGCGCACGATCTCCGTCCTCAATGATTGGGGCGAAGGGAAAAAGGGGCGCATTCTCAGCCGGATGCACCGTTCGGCTTGCGGCCCGTTTGGCACCGTGCTCGGGCCGGACGCGAACAAGTTTCACCGCGATCATTTTCACTTTGATACCGCGCGATATCGCAGTGGTAGCTATTGCCGTTAG
- a CDS encoding prephenate/arogenate dehydrogenase family protein has protein sequence MSVIYNRVALIGLGLIAGSMALAMRRAGLAREIVGYSRSEGTRDVAREIGLCDRIEDSAAAAVEGADLVVLCVPVGAMGAVAAEIAPYLKPGATVSDVGSVKRAVIDAVAPHLPDNVHFVPAHPLAGTEHSGPRSGYAELFDNRWCLIVPQEGADRTAVDLVEALWQGMGALTDEMDADHHDLVLAVTSHAPHLIAYTMVGVADDLGRVTDTEVIKYSAAGFRDFTRIAASDPTMWRDVFLNNREATLEILGRFTEELFALQRAIRTGDGDHLHEYFTRTRAIRRGIIDAGQDTDAPDFGRARGG, from the coding sequence ATGAGCGTCATCTACAACCGCGTCGCGCTGATCGGGCTTGGTCTCATTGCCGGGTCCATGGCGCTGGCGATGCGGCGGGCCGGGCTGGCTCGCGAAATTGTGGGGTATTCGCGGTCTGAGGGGACACGCGATGTTGCGCGCGAAATCGGTCTTTGCGACCGGATCGAGGATAGCGCTGCCGCCGCAGTCGAGGGCGCGGATCTGGTGGTGCTGTGCGTTCCCGTCGGCGCGATGGGCGCCGTCGCCGCCGAGATTGCCCCCTACCTAAAGCCGGGCGCGACGGTCAGCGATGTTGGGTCGGTCAAGCGGGCGGTTATTGACGCGGTTGCGCCGCACCTGCCGGACAACGTGCATTTCGTCCCCGCGCATCCGCTGGCTGGCACAGAACATTCGGGGCCGCGCTCCGGCTATGCCGAGCTGTTTGACAATCGCTGGTGCCTGATCGTACCGCAGGAGGGCGCAGACCGCACTGCTGTCGACCTAGTCGAGGCGCTGTGGCAGGGCATGGGCGCACTAACCGACGAGATGGACGCGGACCATCACGATCTGGTGCTGGCCGTTACCAGCCATGCACCCCACCTGATTGCTTACACGATGGTCGGCGTGGCCGACGATCTGGGCCGTGTCACGGATACCGAAGTTATCAAGTATTCCGCCGCCGGTTTCCGCGACTTTACCCGCATCGCGGCGAGCGATCCGACGATGTGGCGCGATGTTTTTCTGAATAATCGTGAGGCGACGCTGGAAATCCTCGGCCGCTTTACCGAAGAGCTGTTTGCACTGCAACGCGCGATCCGCACTGGCGATGGCGACCACCTGCACGAGTATTTCACACGCACCCGCGCGATTCGGCGCGGTATTATCGACGCGGGCCAGGACACCGATGCGCCTGATTTTGGCCGGGCACGCGGCGGATGA
- the hisC gene encoding histidinol-phosphate transaminase — protein sequence MSNITPQSGILDITPYQGGTAHVPGISNAVKLSSNENPFGPSDAAKEAFRKASFTLHRYPASDHAALRRAIAEHHGLDPERIICGNGSDEIIAFLCQAYAGPGDEVIHTEHGFGMYRISTLANGASPVEVRERERVTDVDAILAACNGATKLVFIANPNNPTGTMIGEGEIARLASGLPDHVLLVLDGAYAEYVEGYDGGSALVEARQNVVMTRTFSKLYGLGGLRIGWAYGPEHVISVLGRVRGPFNLSSAAQAAAEAAIRDTAWADKCRVDNARWRGWLAEALAEHGVPSDTSLANFILARFANQAEAEACDDHLKSEGLIVRRVAGYNLPNCLRITVGDEASCRRVAHAVGQFMATAR from the coding sequence ATGAGCAACATCACACCGCAGTCGGGTATTCTGGACATCACGCCATATCAGGGCGGGACGGCACATGTGCCGGGCATCTCTAACGCGGTCAAACTCAGCTCCAATGAAAACCCATTTGGTCCCAGCGACGCCGCCAAAGAGGCGTTTCGCAAGGCGTCCTTTACTCTGCACCGCTATCCGGCCTCCGATCACGCCGCCCTGCGGCGCGCCATTGCCGAGCATCACGGGCTGGACCCCGAACGCATTATTTGCGGCAATGGCAGCGACGAGATTATCGCGTTCCTGTGCCAGGCCTACGCCGGGCCGGGCGACGAGGTGATCCATACCGAACACGGCTTTGGCATGTACCGCATCAGCACGCTGGCCAACGGCGCGTCCCCGGTCGAGGTGCGTGAGCGCGAGCGCGTCACCGATGTCGATGCCATCCTCGCTGCCTGCAATGGTGCCACCAAGCTTGTATTTATCGCTAACCCGAACAATCCCACCGGCACCATGATCGGCGAGGGCGAGATTGCGCGCCTTGCCAGTGGCTTGCCGGATCATGTTCTGCTGGTGCTGGACGGTGCCTACGCCGAATATGTCGAGGGTTATGATGGTGGCTCAGCCTTGGTTGAGGCGCGCCAGAACGTCGTGATGACACGCACTTTTTCAAAGCTATATGGCCTTGGCGGTCTGCGCATCGGCTGGGCCTACGGCCCTGAGCATGTGATAAGCGTGCTAGGCCGCGTGCGCGGCCCGTTCAACCTTAGCTCCGCCGCACAAGCAGCCGCTGAGGCCGCAATACGCGATACCGCATGGGCCGATAAGTGCCGCGTGGACAATGCCCGCTGGCGCGGATGGCTGGCCGAGGCGCTGGCCGAGCATGGAGTGCCGTCTGACACGTCGCTCGCGAATTTCATCCTCGCCCGTTTCGCCAATCAGGCCGAGGCCGAGGCCTGCGACGACCATCTGAAATCCGAAGGCCTGATCGTGCGCCGCGTTGCGGGCTATAACCTGCCAAATTGCCTGCGCATCACCGTCGGCGACGAGGCCAGCTGCCGCCGCGTTGCGCACGCAGTGGGGCAATTCATGGCCACCGCGCGATGA
- the rpsD gene encoding 30S ribosomal protein S4 — MTKRTSAKYKLDRRMGENIWGRPKSPVNRREYGPGQHGQRRKAKISDFGLQLRAKQKLKGHYGDLTEKQFKRVYIEAARVKGDTGENLIGLLERRLDAVVYRAKFVPTVFAARQFVNHGHVMVNGRRVNIPSYRVKEGDVIEVREQSKQLAVLLEATQLAERDVPDYIDADHSKMKATFVRTPGLSDVPYAVVMEPNLVIEFYAQN; from the coding sequence GTGACCAAACGCACGTCTGCCAAGTACAAACTAGACCGCCGCATGGGCGAAAACATTTGGGGCCGCCCCAAATCACCAGTAAATCGCCGTGAATACGGCCCCGGCCAGCACGGCCAGCGCCGCAAGGCCAAGATTTCTGATTTCGGCCTTCAGTTGCGCGCCAAGCAAAAGCTCAAGGGCCACTACGGTGACCTGACCGAAAAGCAATTCAAGCGCGTCTACATCGAGGCCGCCCGCGTTAAGGGTGACACCGGCGAGAACCTGATCGGCCTGCTCGAGCGCCGTCTTGATGCCGTCGTTTACCGCGCCAAGTTCGTGCCGACAGTGTTCGCCGCGCGCCAGTTCGTGAATCACGGCCATGTCATGGTCAACGGCCGCCGCGTCAACATTCCGTCCTACCGAGTCAAAGAGGGCGACGTAATCGAAGTGCGCGAGCAGTCCAAGCAGCTTGCCGTCCTTCTGGAGGCCACCCAACTGGCCGAGCGCGACGTGCCCGATTACATCGACGCTGACCACTCAAAGATGAAGGCGACATTCGTGCGCACACCCGGCCTCAGCGATGTGCCCTACGCCGTCGTAATGGAGCCGAACCTGGTTATCGAATTCTACGCGCAGAACTAA
- the smpB gene encoding SsrA-binding protein SmpB, with the protein MAKTDENKNYKVVAENRRARYDYAIEDDIECGIILEGSEVKSLREGGSNIAESYASVEDGELWLVNSYVAPYKQAKTFGHDEKRRRKLLVSRKEMARLWSDTQRKGMTLVPLVLYFNHRGLAKLKIGIAKGKKNHDKRESDAKRDWGRQKQRLLKDHR; encoded by the coding sequence ATGGCAAAGACTGATGAGAACAAGAATTACAAGGTGGTCGCCGAAAACCGGCGCGCGCGGTATGATTACGCGATCGAGGACGATATAGAATGCGGGATCATTCTTGAGGGGTCCGAGGTCAAATCCCTGCGCGAGGGCGGCTCGAACATCGCCGAGAGCTATGCATCCGTGGAAGATGGCGAGCTGTGGTTGGTGAACAGCTACGTCGCACCCTACAAGCAAGCCAAGACATTTGGCCATGACGAGAAGCGGCGGCGCAAGCTGCTGGTGTCGCGAAAGGAAATGGCGCGGCTGTGGTCCGACACGCAGCGCAAGGGCATGACGCTGGTGCCGCTGGTGCTGTATTTCAATCATCGCGGATTGGCCAAGCTGAAGATCGGCATCGCCAAGGGTAAGAAGAACCACGACAAACGCGAGAGTGACGCCAAGCGGGACTGGGGGCGGCAAAAGCAGCGCCTTCTAAAGGATCACCGCTGA
- the sseA gene encoding 3-mercaptopyruvate sulfurtransferase, producing the protein MAEDDPRILVSTEWLGAHLKDPDLRILDATAFLPGAGRDARAEYGAAHIPGARFFDIDEVSDHRSDLPHMAPTTEKFMSRMRSLGVGDGHQVVVYDTHGLFSAARVWWLFRLMGQSDIAVLDGGLPKWQAEGRPIEDMAPIVRDRHMTVRRQNQMVKDVTQVSAASKLGDHTILDARSAARFRGEAPEPREGLRAGHIPGSQNVPYTDLLNEDGTMKAPDALRAIFDTAGVDLSKPVITTCGSGITAAVINLALARIGNVNNALYDGSWAEWGAFPTVPVATGEA; encoded by the coding sequence ATGGCTGAGGACGATCCAAGAATTCTGGTCTCGACCGAGTGGCTGGGCGCGCATCTGAAGGATCCGGATCTGCGTATTCTGGATGCGACTGCGTTCCTGCCCGGCGCAGGGCGCGATGCACGTGCCGAGTATGGCGCGGCGCATATTCCGGGCGCACGATTTTTCGACATAGACGAAGTCAGCGATCACCGGTCGGATCTGCCGCATATGGCGCCCACAACCGAAAAATTCATGTCGCGGATGCGCAGCCTAGGCGTCGGAGACGGGCATCAGGTGGTGGTCTATGACACACATGGTCTGTTTTCCGCGGCACGCGTGTGGTGGCTGTTTCGCCTGATGGGCCAGAGCGATATTGCGGTGCTGGACGGCGGCCTGCCCAAATGGCAGGCCGAGGGACGCCCGATTGAGGATATGGCCCCCATCGTGCGCGACCGTCATATGACGGTGCGGCGGCAGAACCAAATGGTCAAGGATGTGACCCAGGTCTCGGCCGCGTCAAAGCTGGGCGATCACACTATTTTGGACGCCCGTTCCGCCGCCCGTTTTCGCGGTGAGGCACCAGAGCCGCGCGAGGGGTTGCGCGCCGGTCATATTCCCGGGTCGCAAAATGTACCCTATACCGATCTGCTGAACGAGGACGGCACGATGAAGGCGCCTGACGCCTTGCGAGCGATCTTTGATACCGCCGGCGTGGACCTCAGCAAGCCGGTCATCACGACCTGCGGATCTGGCATCACTGCGGCGGTTATCAATTTGGCGCTGGCGCGGATCGGTAACGTGAATAACGCGCTGTATGATGGATCATGGGCCGAGTGGGGTGCCTTTCCCACCGTGCCAGTGGCCACAGGCGAGGCCTGA
- a CDS encoding aromatic amino acid transaminase: protein MLGRLPAFSADGILRIKEQLRSDPRPGKIDLGVGVYKDATGATPIMRAVKRAERLLWEAETTKSYTALPGEPEYLAAMRRLILGDDFEAGRVAAIATPGGTGAVRQGFELLRMARPGVRVFVTDPTWGNHLSILSYLGIETVPFRYFDPATHDVDAPGMLSDLAELREGDVVLLHGCCHNPSGADPDAQGWQALIRVINSAGAVPMIDLAYQGFGDGLEADAAATRAVCAACPEVLIAASCSKNFGIYRERTGILLAVMQDAGSRPLAQGALTHLNRQSYSFPPDHGARLVTMVLNDAGLRADWQGELDGMRSQIVSLRGALAQELRRRSNSGRFDFVEAHRGMFSLIGASPAQVASLRDDHAIYVIGDGRINIAGLGMGDVPALAKAMIKVGL, encoded by the coding sequence ATGCTGGGCCGCCTGCCCGCCTTTTCCGCCGATGGCATCCTCAGGATCAAGGAACAACTACGCAGCGATCCGCGCCCGGGCAAGATCGACCTTGGCGTTGGCGTCTATAAGGATGCCACCGGCGCGACGCCTATCATGCGCGCGGTCAAGCGGGCCGAGCGTCTGCTGTGGGAGGCCGAGACGACCAAGAGCTACACCGCGCTTCCCGGCGAGCCGGAGTATCTTGCGGCGATGCGGCGGCTGATATTAGGTGATGATTTCGAGGCAGGCCGCGTCGCGGCGATCGCCACCCCCGGCGGCACAGGCGCAGTGCGGCAAGGATTTGAATTGCTGCGCATGGCGCGGCCCGGCGTGCGGGTGTTCGTCACCGATCCGACATGGGGTAACCACCTGAGTATCCTCAGCTATCTGGGGATCGAGACGGTTCCATTTCGCTACTTTGACCCCGCCACGCATGATGTCGACGCCCCCGGCATGCTGAGCGATCTCGCGGAGTTGCGCGAGGGCGACGTCGTTTTGCTTCATGGCTGCTGTCATAACCCATCTGGCGCCGACCCGGACGCGCAAGGCTGGCAGGCGCTGATCCGCGTGATTAATTCTGCGGGCGCCGTGCCCATGATTGATTTGGCGTACCAGGGATTTGGCGACGGGCTGGAGGCAGACGCCGCGGCAACGCGCGCGGTTTGCGCTGCATGCCCTGAGGTGCTGATCGCCGCCAGCTGTTCCAAAAACTTTGGCATCTACCGCGAGCGGACCGGCATCCTGCTGGCCGTTATGCAGGACGCAGGCTCACGCCCGCTGGCCCAAGGCGCGCTGACGCACCTGAACCGGCAGAGCTATTCCTTTCCACCCGATCATGGTGCGCGGCTGGTTACAATGGTCCTGAACGATGCGGGCCTGCGGGCCGATTGGCAGGGTGAATTGGACGGGATGCGCAGCCAGATCGTGTCGCTACGCGGTGCACTGGCGCAGGAACTGCGCAGGCGGTCAAACTCCGGCAGGTTCGATTTCGTTGAGGCCCATCGCGGTATGTTTTCGCTGATCGGTGCCAGCCCGGCACAGGTGGCAAGCCTGCGGGATGATCACGCGATCTATGTCATCGGCGACGGTCGGATCAATATCGCAGGCCTAGGAATGGGCGACGTGCCAGCCCTTGCCAAGGCGATGATCAAGGTCGGCCTTTAA
- a CDS encoding pyridoxal phosphate-dependent aminotransferase encodes MPHTRTTPLIQSLPATVPFVGPEVQERLSGARYTARLGANENAFGPSPRAVEAMQAAASEIWQYADSSSYELRSAIAQRHRATPENIVVGEGIDGLLGYLVRMMIAPGDAVVTSGGAYPTFNYHAAGYGGTIHKVAYRGDSEDLPALMARASETNAKLIYFANPDNPMGSWCKGADIVAALEHLPDGCLLILDEAYVEFAPEGTAAPVSVDDPRVIRMRTFSKAYGMAGARVGYAIGAQPLIAEFEKIRNHFGMNRAAQAGALAAYHDADWLEFLRGEVQTARDTIARIATENGLTALPSATNFVAVDCGKDGDFARAVLAGLIARGIFVRMPFVAPQDRCIRISCGRADDLERLAAALPGALTDADA; translated from the coding sequence ATGCCTCATACGCGCACCACACCCCTGATCCAATCGCTGCCCGCCACCGTGCCGTTCGTCGGCCCCGAGGTGCAGGAGCGGCTTAGCGGCGCGCGTTATACCGCCCGCCTTGGCGCGAATGAGAACGCGTTCGGCCCCTCGCCCCGCGCGGTGGAGGCGATGCAGGCCGCCGCGTCTGAGATCTGGCAATACGCCGATTCGTCCAGCTATGAGCTGCGTTCGGCGATAGCCCAGCGGCACCGGGCGACGCCCGAAAATATCGTGGTTGGTGAGGGAATTGACGGCCTGCTTGGCTATCTGGTGCGTATGATGATCGCGCCGGGCGATGCGGTGGTGACCTCCGGCGGCGCATATCCGACGTTCAATTATCACGCGGCCGGTTATGGCGGCACGATCCACAAGGTTGCCTATCGCGGCGACAGCGAAGATTTGCCCGCCCTGATGGCCCGCGCCTCCGAGACCAACGCCAAGCTGATCTATTTCGCCAACCCCGACAATCCGATGGGCAGTTGGTGCAAAGGCGCGGATATCGTCGCCGCGCTGGAGCATCTGCCAGACGGATGCCTGCTGATCCTCGACGAGGCCTATGTAGAATTCGCGCCCGAAGGGACAGCCGCGCCAGTCAGTGTCGACGATCCGCGTGTGATCCGGATGCGCACCTTTTCCAAGGCCTATGGCATGGCAGGCGCCCGCGTCGGCTATGCCATCGGGGCGCAGCCGCTGATCGCGGAGTTTGAAAAAATCCGCAACCATTTCGGCATGAACCGCGCGGCGCAGGCTGGCGCGCTGGCAGCGTATCACGATGCCGATTGGCTGGAATTTCTCCGGGGCGAAGTACAGACCGCGCGGGATACAATAGCGCGCATCGCGACTGAGAACGGGCTAACGGCCCTGCCCTCGGCCACCAATTTCGTTGCGGTTGATTGCGGCAAGGACGGTGATTTTGCCCGTGCCGTGCTGGCGGGGTTAATCGCGCGTGGCATCTTTGTGCGGATGCCGTTCGTGGCCCCGCAAGATCGCTGTATCCGCATCAGTTGCGGGCGCGCAGACGATTTGGAGAGGCTGGCCGCCGCCCTGCCCGGCGCGCTGACAGACGCCGACGCCTAG